From one Coffea eugenioides isolate CCC68of chromosome 11, Ceug_1.0, whole genome shotgun sequence genomic stretch:
- the LOC113751334 gene encoding LEAF RUST 10 DISEASE-RESISTANCE LOCUS RECEPTOR-LIKE PROTEIN KINASE-like 1.5 yields the protein MSPAPPLKPPKPLSLQPRSAATTTISLFLLFLLRLPSSTAAHICSELPSETAKYSCPPFTYAPSFPFSSHPGCGHPSFQVKCSLPHAIISINNLTFSLLHYEPNSPSLVLSPATVLPPSSHSKQNCSVQHTLFSIPSKPISLVGSPFRLSDSYCSRLSVVKPCPPPNLPNCSHCSWECKLIKNPVNLLPECRSEHQEDSQQGCRGDVLGFLDNFLKLGVEVEWDEDQDSYFTSCKTCRANNGFCGFNSSDPGMPFLCFKSPAAQIREKGANRIAILCILLLFMCFLIIFFVATVIFRSRQKGLASEEDPTIVFLRRHRSASLLPPVFTYEELESSTNHFDPKRKIGDGGFGSVYLGQLNDGRRVAVKHLHKHNSGRAAGEKAFSTKSFCNEILILSSLNHPNLVKLHGYCSDPRGLLLVYEYVPNGSLADHLHGATDLYAKGTLPWNLRVDIALQTAMAIEYLHFSLVPPIVHRDITSSNIFVEKDMRVKVGDFGLSRLLICSETTTERDNSSGGVWTGPQGTPGYLDPDYHRSFLLNEKSDIYSFGVVLLELITGMRAVDQRREKREMALADLVVSRIQMGLLHQVVDPVLVVDAEAMEGVGAVAELAFRCVAADKDDRPDAREVVAELRRIRGRPRVVAGGGAGVFRSSNSSNVVVPDSIGLTS from the coding sequence ATGTCACCCGCGCCACCATTAAAACCACCAAAGCCACTCTCTCTGCAACCGCGTTCGGCCGCCACCACCACTATCTCTCTCTTTCTGCTCTTCCTCCTCCGCCTGCCCTCCTCGACAGCAGCTCATATTTGCTCAGAACTTCCCTCCGAAACAGCCAAATATTCATGTCCACCTTTCACTTACGCCCCGTCTTTTCCTTTCTCCTCGCATCCTGGCTGTGGTCATCCATCCTTCCAAGTCAAATGCTCACTTCCACATGCCATCATTTCCATCAATAACCTCACCTTTTCCCTCCTCCACTATGAACCCAACTCCCCTTCTCTCGTCCTCTCCCCTGCAACAGTTCTGCCGCCATCTTCACACTCCAAACAAAATTGCTCTGTTCAGCATACTCTGTTTTCCATCCCCAGCAAACCAATCTCCCTTGTTGGCTCCCCATTTCGGTTATCTGACTCGTATTGCTCTAGACTTTCAGTCGTCAAACCTTGTCCACCTCCAAACCTTCCAAACTGCAGCCATTGTTCTTGGGAATGCAAACTTATCAAGAACCCCGTAAACCTTCTTCCTGAATGTAGATCAGAACACCAAGAAGACTCTCAACAGGGATGCCGAGGTGATGTTCTGGGATTTCTTGACAATTTCTTGAAACTTGGAGTTGAAGTTGAGTGGGATGAAGACCAAGATAGCTACTTTACGAGCTGCAAAACCTGCAGGGCTAATAATGGCTTTTGTGGGTTCAATTCTTCGGACCCTGGAATGCCATTCCTCTGTTTCAAATCCCCAGCTGCACAAATTCGTGAAAAAGGGGCCAACAGGATTGCAATCCTGTGCATTCTtttgttgtttatgtgtttcttGATCATATTTTTTGTTGCTACTGTTATTTTCAGGTCTAGGCAAAAAGGATTGGCCTCAGAAGAAGATCCCACTATTGTCTTCCTTCGGAGACACCGCTCAGCTAGTCTCCTTCCACCAGTGTTTACTTATGAGGAGCTTGAGTCTTCCACAAATCATTTCGACCCAAAACGCAAAATTGGCGACGGAGGATTTGGTTCTGTCTATTTGGGCCAGCTTAACGATGGCCGCAGAGTGGCAGTAAAGCATCTTCACAAGCACAATTCAGGCAGAGCAGCTGGGGAAAAAGCATTTTCGACAAAGTCATTTTGCAATGAGATCTTGATCTTATCTTCACTCAACCATCCCAATTTAGTTAAGCTTCACGGCTATTGTAGCGATCCGAGAGGGTTGCTTTTAGTGTATGAATATGTACCAAATGGTAGTCTCGCGGATCATCTCCATGGAGCGACGGATTTATATGCAAAGGGCACGTTACCATGGAATCTAAGAGTTGATATCGCGCTACAAACTGCAATGGCCATCGAATATTTGCATTTCTCATTAGTGCCACCAATTGTTCATAGAGACATTACCTCATCAAACATTTTTGTAGAGAAAGATATGAGAGTCAAAGTTGGTGATTTTGGGCTATCAAGGCTACTGATTTGCTCAGAAACCACGACGGAGAGGGATAATTCTTCAGGGGGTGTTTGGACTGGTCCGCAAGGTACACCAGGATACTTGGATCCTGATTATCATAGGTCCTTTTTGTTGAATGAGAAGAGTGATATATATAGCTTTGGAGTAGTGTTGTTGGAGTTAATAACTGGGATGAGGGCCGTGGACCAGAGGAGGGAAAAGAGGGAAATGGCACTGGCTGATTTGGTCGTGTCAAGGATACAAATGGGACTGTTGCATCAGGTTGTGGACCCTGTTTTGGTCGTAGATGCTGAGGCAATGGAAGGTGTTGGTGCTGTTGCGGAGCTGGCTTTTCGATGTGTGGCAGCAGATAAGGATGACAGGCCTGATGCTAGGGAAGTGGTGGCGGAACTGAGGCGAATTAGGGGCCGCCCCCGTGTGGTTGCTGGCGGTGGTGCTGGGGTTTTCAGATCGTCCAACTCCAGTAATGTTGTTGTTCCAGATAGTATTGGATTAACGAGCTAA
- the LOC113751335 gene encoding tetratricopeptide repeat protein 38-like isoform X2, which yields MEGVKLDQWGYEVKTSSDACIAAINSYYHQVLSYGRRRDVILEAPKADPDCVLGNVLAASFLCSFDPSRVPTFLDAANSCLDNASGYEKAVFDAVSYFISPDRDDDVAVDLHSTFLKDYPRDLVSLTRAQVLCFYMGRPDLSLQLVQQVLSKNEKANFIYGMLAFPLLELGRMVDAEKAAKEGFEINKEDPWTQHALCHVYQYECHFKEAVIFMEECSQSWSPLSSFMHTHNWWHVALCYLEGNSPIDKVAEVYDECIWKELERSDASPVEVYLNAVSLLLRIYVRGYIKVFEDRLKVLAKCLTNKALSDVKEEATADAKRDAEALYEYGKGENEKALELLGLQFDAIDCKAIGASDEQLDVFNEIWIILLINGGETTKATEAIEKQLKKREGAPFLWRLLEKCYHTLGRPEAANVGERASALAVAYFT from the exons ATGGAAGGTGTGAAACTGGATCAGTGGGGTTATGAAGTGAAGACTAGTTCGGATGCCTGTATAGCTGCTATCAACTCTTATTATCATCAG GTACTTAGCTATGGAAGAAGAAGGGATGTGATTTTGGAAGCTCCTAAAGCCGACCCGGATTGTGTTTTGGGAAATGTTTTGGCAGCTAGTTTTCTCTGTTCCTTTGATCCTTCTAGAGTTCCTACTTTCCTTGATGCTGCAAATTCTTGTCTA GACAATGCTAGTGGATACGAGAAAGCAGTTTTTGATGCTGTTAGTTATTTCATTTCGCCAGATAGAGATGATGATGTTGCTGTTGATTTACATTCCACG TTTTTGAAAGATTATCCAAGAGATCTAGTATCTCTGACGAGGGCACAGGTGCTGTGCTTCTATATGGGTCGACCTGATCTATCTCTGCAACTTGTTCAACAG GTTCtatcaaaaaatgaaaaagcaaaTTTCATTTATGGCATGCTTGCTTTCCCTCTGCTAGAGCTTGGTCGAATGGTAGATGCTGAGAAAGCTGCTAAAGAGGGATTTGAAATCAACAAGGAGGATCCTTGGACTCAACATGct CTCTGTCATGTTTATCAATATGAATGTCATTTCAAGGAAGCAGTGATATTCATGGAAGAATGTTCACAATCATGGAGTCCTTTGTCATCGTTTAT GCACACTCACAATTGGTGGCATGTTGCTCTTTGTTACTTGGAAGGTAATTCCCCAATTGACAAGGTAGCAGAGGTCTATGATGAATGTATTTGGAAAGAATTGGAAAGAAGTGATGCCAGTCCAGTCGAG GTCTACCTTAATGCTGTCAGTTTATTGTTGCGGATATATGTTAGAGGTTATATAAAAGTCTTTGAAGATCGTCTGAAGGTCTTAGCAAAATGTCTGACTAataaa GCTCTCTCTGATGTCAAAGAAGAAGCAACAGCGGATGCAAAAAGGGATGCTG AAGCACTTTACGAGTATGGGAAGGGTGAAAACGAAAAGGCCCTAGAATTGCTTGGACTTCAATTTGATGCAATTGACTGTAAG GCTATTGGAGCATCAGATGAACAACTTGATGTTTTCAACGAAATTTGGATCATCTTGTTGATCAATGGAGGAGAAACTACCAAAG CAACTGAAGCAATTGAGAAGCAGTTAAAGAAGAGAGAAGGAGCCCCATTCTTGTGGCGCCTCTTA GAAAAATGTTACCATACATTAGGAAGGCCAGAAGCTGCAAACGTTGGAGAGAGAGCCAGTGCATTAGCGGTCGCATACTTCACATAG
- the LOC113751335 gene encoding tetratricopeptide repeat protein 38-like isoform X1 produces the protein MEGVKLDQWGYEVKTSSDACIAAINSYYHQVLSYGRRRDVILEAPKADPDCVLGNVLAASFLCSFDPSRVPTFLDAANSCLDNASGYEKAVFDAVSYFISPDRDDDVAVDLHSTFLKDYPRDLVSLTRAQVLCFYMGRPDLSLQLVQQVLSKNEKANFIYGMLAFPLLELGRMVDAEKAAKEGFEINKEDPWTQHALCHVYQYECHFKEAVIFMEECSQSWSPLSSFMHTHNWWHVALCYLEGNSPIDKVAEVYDECIWKELERSDASPVEVYLNAVSLLLRIYVRGYIKVFEDRLKVLAKCLTNKAFWCLEWHFDVLIVWALAYTGEISKAEDLLTGLKSRLSLMSKKKQQRMQKGMLLAEALYEYGKGENEKALELLGLQFDAIDCKAIGASDEQLDVFNEIWIILLINGGETTKATEAIEKQLKKREGAPFLWRLLEKCYHTLGRPEAANVGERASALAVAYFT, from the exons ATGGAAGGTGTGAAACTGGATCAGTGGGGTTATGAAGTGAAGACTAGTTCGGATGCCTGTATAGCTGCTATCAACTCTTATTATCATCAG GTACTTAGCTATGGAAGAAGAAGGGATGTGATTTTGGAAGCTCCTAAAGCCGACCCGGATTGTGTTTTGGGAAATGTTTTGGCAGCTAGTTTTCTCTGTTCCTTTGATCCTTCTAGAGTTCCTACTTTCCTTGATGCTGCAAATTCTTGTCTA GACAATGCTAGTGGATACGAGAAAGCAGTTTTTGATGCTGTTAGTTATTTCATTTCGCCAGATAGAGATGATGATGTTGCTGTTGATTTACATTCCACG TTTTTGAAAGATTATCCAAGAGATCTAGTATCTCTGACGAGGGCACAGGTGCTGTGCTTCTATATGGGTCGACCTGATCTATCTCTGCAACTTGTTCAACAG GTTCtatcaaaaaatgaaaaagcaaaTTTCATTTATGGCATGCTTGCTTTCCCTCTGCTAGAGCTTGGTCGAATGGTAGATGCTGAGAAAGCTGCTAAAGAGGGATTTGAAATCAACAAGGAGGATCCTTGGACTCAACATGct CTCTGTCATGTTTATCAATATGAATGTCATTTCAAGGAAGCAGTGATATTCATGGAAGAATGTTCACAATCATGGAGTCCTTTGTCATCGTTTAT GCACACTCACAATTGGTGGCATGTTGCTCTTTGTTACTTGGAAGGTAATTCCCCAATTGACAAGGTAGCAGAGGTCTATGATGAATGTATTTGGAAAGAATTGGAAAGAAGTGATGCCAGTCCAGTCGAG GTCTACCTTAATGCTGTCAGTTTATTGTTGCGGATATATGTTAGAGGTTATATAAAAGTCTTTGAAGATCGTCTGAAGGTCTTAGCAAAATGTCTGACTAataaa GCCTTCTGGTGTCTCGAGTGGCACTTTGATGTGTTGATAGTGTGGGCTTTAGCTTATACTGGAGAGATTTCTAAAGCTGAAGATCTTTTAACAGGATTGAaatccag GCTCTCTCTGATGTCAAAGAAGAAGCAACAGCGGATGCAAAAAGGGATGCTG CTTGCAGAAGCACTTTACGAGTATGGGAAGGGTGAAAACGAAAAGGCCCTAGAATTGCTTGGACTTCAATTTGATGCAATTGACTGTAAG GCTATTGGAGCATCAGATGAACAACTTGATGTTTTCAACGAAATTTGGATCATCTTGTTGATCAATGGAGGAGAAACTACCAAAG CAACTGAAGCAATTGAGAAGCAGTTAAAGAAGAGAGAAGGAGCCCCATTCTTGTGGCGCCTCTTA GAAAAATGTTACCATACATTAGGAAGGCCAGAAGCTGCAAACGTTGGAGAGAGAGCCAGTGCATTAGCGGTCGCATACTTCACATAG
- the LOC113753404 gene encoding tetratricopeptide repeat protein 38-like isoform X1, protein MEGVKLDQWGYEVKTSSDACIAAINSYYHQVLSYGRRRDVILEAPKADPDCVLGNILAASFLCSFDPSRVPTFLDAANSCLDNASGYEKAVFDAVSYFISPDRDDDVAVDLHSTFLKDYPRDLLSLKRAQVLCFYMGRPDLSLQLVQQVLSKNEKANFIYGMLAFPLLELGRMVDAEKAAKEGFEINKEDPWTQHALCHVYQYECHFKEAVIFMKECSQSWSPLSSFMRTHNWWHVALCYLEGNSPIDKVAEVYDVCIWKELERSDASPVEVYLNAVSLLLRIYVRGYIKVFEDRLKVLAKCLTNKAFWYLEWHLHVLIVWALAYTREISKAEDLLTGLKSRLSLMSKKKQQRMQKGMLLAEALYEYGKGENEKALELLGLQFDATDCKAIGASDEQLDVFNEIWIILLINGGETTKATEAIEKQLKKREGAPFLWRLLEKCYHTLGRPEAANVGEKASALAVAYFT, encoded by the exons ATGGAAGGTGTGAAACTGGATCAGTGGGGTTATGAAGTGAAGACTAGTTCGGATGCCTGTATAGCTGCTATCAACTCTTATTATCATCAG GTACTTAGCTATGGAAGAAGAAGGGATGTGATTTTGGAAGCTCCTAAAGCCGACCCGGATTGTGTTTTAGGAAATATTTTGGCAGCTAGTTTTCTCTGTTCCTTTGATCCTTCTAGAGTTCCTACTTTCCTTGATGCTGCAAATTCTTGTCTA GACAATGCTAGTGGATACGAGAAAGCAGTTTTTGATGCTGTTAGTTATTTCATTTCGCCAGATAGAGATGATGATGTTGCTGTTGATTTACATTCCACG TTTTTGAAAGATTATCCAAGAGATCTATTATCTCTGAAGAGGGCACAGGTGCTGTGCTTCTATATGGGTCGACCTGATCTATCTCTGCAACTTGTTCAACAG GTTCtatcaaaaaatgaaaaagcaaaTTTCATTTATGGCATGCTTGCTTTCCCTCTGCTAGAGCTTGGTCGAATGGTAGATGCTGAGAAAGCTGCTAAAGAGGGATTTGAAATCAACAAGGAGGATCCTTGGACTCAACATGct CTCTGCCATGTTTATCAATATGAATGTCATTTCAAGGAAGCAGTGATATTCATGAAAGAATGTTCACAATCATGGAGTCCTTTGTCGTCGTTTAT GCGCACTCACAATTGGTGGCATGTTGCTCTTTGTTACTTGGAAGGTAATTCCCCAATTGACAAGGTAGCAGAGGTCTATGATGTATGTATTTGGAAAGAATTGGAAAGAAGTGATGCCAGTCCAGTCGAG GTCTATCTTAATGCTGTCAGTTTATTGTTGCGGATATATGTAAGAGGTTATATAAAAGTCTTTGAAGATCGTCTGAAGGTCTTAGCAAAATGTCTGACTAataaa GCCTTCTGGTATCTCGAGTGGCACCTTCATGTGTTGATAGTGTGGGCTTTAGCTTATACTAGAGAGATTTCTAAAGCAGAAGATCTTTTAACAGGATTGAAATCCAG GCTCTCTCTGATGTCAAAGAAGAAGCAACAGCGGATGCAAAAAGGGATGCTG CTTGCAGAAGCACTTTACGAGTATGGGAAGGGTGAAAACGAAAAGGCCCTAGAATTGCTTGGACTTCAATTTGATGCAACTGACTGTAAG GCTATTGGAGCATCAGATGAACAACTTGATGTTTTCAACGAAATTTGGATCATCTTGTTGATCAATGGAGGAGAAACTACCAAAG CAACTGAAGCAATTGAGAAGCAGTTAAAGAAGAGAGAAGGAGCCCCATTCTTGTGGCGCCTCTTA GAAAAATGTTACCATACATTAGGAAGGCCAGAAGCTGCGAACGTTGGAGAGAAAGCCAGTGCATTAGCGGTCGCGTACTTCACATAG
- the LOC113753404 gene encoding tetratricopeptide repeat protein 38-like isoform X2, with protein MEGVKLDQWGYEVKTSSDACIAAINSYYHQVLSYGRRRDVILEAPKADPDCVLGNILAASFLCSFDPSRVPTFLDAANSCLDNASGYEKAVFDAVSYFISPDRDDDVAVDLHSTFLKDYPRDLLSLKRAQVLCFYMGRPDLSLQLVQQVLSKNEKANFIYGMLAFPLLELGRMVDAEKAAKEGFEINKEDPWTQHALCHVYQYECHFKEAVIFMKECSQSWSPLSSFMRTHNWWHVALCYLEGNSPIDKVAEVYDVCIWKELERSDASPVEVYLNAVSLLLRIYVRGYIKVFEDRLKVLAKCLTNKALSDVKEEATADAKRDAEALYEYGKGENEKALELLGLQFDATDCKAIGASDEQLDVFNEIWIILLINGGETTKATEAIEKQLKKREGAPFLWRLLEKCYHTLGRPEAANVGEKASALAVAYFT; from the exons ATGGAAGGTGTGAAACTGGATCAGTGGGGTTATGAAGTGAAGACTAGTTCGGATGCCTGTATAGCTGCTATCAACTCTTATTATCATCAG GTACTTAGCTATGGAAGAAGAAGGGATGTGATTTTGGAAGCTCCTAAAGCCGACCCGGATTGTGTTTTAGGAAATATTTTGGCAGCTAGTTTTCTCTGTTCCTTTGATCCTTCTAGAGTTCCTACTTTCCTTGATGCTGCAAATTCTTGTCTA GACAATGCTAGTGGATACGAGAAAGCAGTTTTTGATGCTGTTAGTTATTTCATTTCGCCAGATAGAGATGATGATGTTGCTGTTGATTTACATTCCACG TTTTTGAAAGATTATCCAAGAGATCTATTATCTCTGAAGAGGGCACAGGTGCTGTGCTTCTATATGGGTCGACCTGATCTATCTCTGCAACTTGTTCAACAG GTTCtatcaaaaaatgaaaaagcaaaTTTCATTTATGGCATGCTTGCTTTCCCTCTGCTAGAGCTTGGTCGAATGGTAGATGCTGAGAAAGCTGCTAAAGAGGGATTTGAAATCAACAAGGAGGATCCTTGGACTCAACATGct CTCTGCCATGTTTATCAATATGAATGTCATTTCAAGGAAGCAGTGATATTCATGAAAGAATGTTCACAATCATGGAGTCCTTTGTCGTCGTTTAT GCGCACTCACAATTGGTGGCATGTTGCTCTTTGTTACTTGGAAGGTAATTCCCCAATTGACAAGGTAGCAGAGGTCTATGATGTATGTATTTGGAAAGAATTGGAAAGAAGTGATGCCAGTCCAGTCGAG GTCTATCTTAATGCTGTCAGTTTATTGTTGCGGATATATGTAAGAGGTTATATAAAAGTCTTTGAAGATCGTCTGAAGGTCTTAGCAAAATGTCTGACTAataaa GCTCTCTCTGATGTCAAAGAAGAAGCAACAGCGGATGCAAAAAGGGATGCTG AAGCACTTTACGAGTATGGGAAGGGTGAAAACGAAAAGGCCCTAGAATTGCTTGGACTTCAATTTGATGCAACTGACTGTAAG GCTATTGGAGCATCAGATGAACAACTTGATGTTTTCAACGAAATTTGGATCATCTTGTTGATCAATGGAGGAGAAACTACCAAAG CAACTGAAGCAATTGAGAAGCAGTTAAAGAAGAGAGAAGGAGCCCCATTCTTGTGGCGCCTCTTA GAAAAATGTTACCATACATTAGGAAGGCCAGAAGCTGCGAACGTTGGAGAGAAAGCCAGTGCATTAGCGGTCGCGTACTTCACATAG
- the LOC113751858 gene encoding glutathione S-transferase U17-like, which produces MAASDVKLLGARPSPFVNRVQFALNLKSIDHEFIPQNLAEKSELLLKSNPVHKKVPVLIHGDQPISESLVIVQYIDEVWSGPPSLLPSDPYDRATARFWAAYIDEKWFPLVRDLRNATDEQSKAAAVEKLFEGLKLLEDAFVNSSKGKGFFGGEKLGFLDIVLGCYLGWVRAGEIFTGLKILDETKTPALVGWAERFASHKAVDGVIPEPEELVNLIKKFQARAAAAADASSK; this is translated from the exons ATGGCAGCAAGTGATGTAAAGCTTCTTGGTGCACGTCCGAGCCCATTCGTGAACCGGGTTCAGTTTGCCCTCAACCTCAAGTCAATAGACCATGAATTCATCCCACAAAACTTGGCAGAGAAAAGCGAGCTCCTTCTTAAGTCTAATCCTGTTCACAAGAAGGTCCCAGTACTCATCCATGGTGATCAGCCCATCTCCGAGTCACTTGTGATTGTGCAGTACATTGATGAGGTCTGGTCTGGTCCTCCCTCTCTCCTTCCTTCTGATCCCTATGACCGCGCCACAGCTCGCTTTTGGGCCGCTTACATTGATGAAAAG TGGTTTCCATTGGTGCGGGATCTTAGAAATGCAACGGACGAGCAGTCAAAAGCAGCTGCAGTGGAGAAATTATTTGAAGGCTTAAAATTGTTGGAGGATGCATTTGTGAATTCAAGCAAAGGGAAGGGCTTCTTCGGTGGAGAAAAATTAGGTTTCCTTGATATTGTTCTGGGTTGCTACTTGGGATGGGTAAGGGCTGGAGAAATATTTACAGGTTTGAAAATACTGGACGAAACCAAGACACCAGCCCTGGTGGGATGGGCTGAGAGGTTTGCTTCTCATAAAGCTGTGGATGGTGTTATACCCGAGCCTGAGGAACTCGTTAACCTTATCAAAAAGTTCCAAGCTAGGGCCGCTGCTGCTGCTGATGCTTCTTCCAAGTGA
- the LOC113751698 gene encoding glutathione S-transferase U17-like codes for MQCTSRTTTSSISFILQSRGQPLLTSSLLFFPPIHNFYPMAKDDVKLIGAWPSPFVNRAQIALNIKSVKYEFLEEKFGSKSELLLKSNPVYKKIPVLIHNDHPICESLVIVQYIDEVWSSGPSILPSDPYDRATGRFWAAYIDEKLFPAIRGIGTAEGEEAKKAAIEPVIEGLAYLEEEFIKSSKGKNFFGGDKIGYLDIAFGSFLGWVRVTEKMNSVKLIDESKTPNLFKWAEKFCADNSVKDVIPDTDKLLEFAKVLMAKLRNPQN; via the exons ATGCAGTGCACATCAAGGACAACCACATCCTCTATTTCTTTCATATTACAGTCTAGAGGCCAGCCACTTCTAACCtcatctcttttattttttcctccaATTCACAATTTTTATCCCATGGCTAAGGATGATGTGAAATTGATTGGTGCATGGCCTAGCCCCTTTGTGAATAGGGCTCAAATTGCACTAAACATTAAGTCCGTTAAATACGAATTTCTTGAGGAAAAATTTGGTTCCAAGAGTGAGCTCTTGCTCAAATCAAATCCTGTTTACAAAAAAATTCCTGTTCTGATTCATAATGACCACCCCATCTGTGAATCTTTGGTCATTGTCCAATATATTGATGAGGTCTGGAGCTCAGGCCCTTCAATCCTTCCCTCAGATCCTTATGATCGTGCCACTGGTCGCTTCTGGGCTGCTTACATCGATGAAAAG TTGTTTCCGGCTATCAGAGGCATAGGAACTGCTGAGGGGGAGGAAGCCAAAAAAGCTGCGATAGAGCCAGTGATCGAAGGGTTGGCGTACTTGGAAGAGGAATTTATTAAGAGCAGCAAAGGCAAGAATTTCTTTGGTGGAGATAAAATTGGATATCTGGACATCGCGTTCGGCAGTTTCTTGGGGTGGGTAAGGGTGACGGAGAAGATGAATAGTGTGAAGTTAATTGATGAAAGCAAGACACCAAATTTGTTCAAATGGGCCGAGAAATTCTGTGCTGATAATTCTGTCAAGGATGTTATTCCAGACACTGATAAGCTCTTGGAGTTTGCTAAGGTTCTGATGGCCAAACTCAGAAATCCTCAGAACTGA